The DNA region CCGGGCTGGTCAACGGAAGCGACAAACAGCCCCGCGTCACGCTCTGGCAAATGGGCGATACGCTTATCGCCCTGCTGGCGGCAAAAGAGCTGGGGCTGATTGATGACGCCGAGTATGACGCTCGCTTAACCCGTATCATGGGCACCCTTAACCGCCTGATGCTGACCGATGCCCGCACGCCGGGCCGACTCTATTCCAGCCAGACGGCGACGCCCGTCGACTTTAGCGGTAAGCCCATCAAAAATGGTTGGTCCGCGCGCGACATGGCGCGCCTGATGCTCGCCCTGCGCCTCACCGCGGAGCGGGAGCCGCAGTACAGCGAATATCTGGATAAGATCGTCCTGCGCTGGAATTTCTGCCCGGTCATCGACAGCGAGGGCGAACTGTGGTCATCGTCCCTGCAAAACGGCCAGCCGGTCGTCCGGGAAGAGCTGCGCCTGGGCGAGAGCGAATATGCCGCGACGGCGTTCCAGCTGTGGGGATTTTCTCCCGATAAGGCCTTCACGCCCCCGGCGCGCCACGTCATCATCGCCCAGCGACGTCTGGCCGTGGACGCGCGGGATCCGCGCACCACGTGGCAGCCCTCTTTGATTACCACCCTTCCCTATATGCTGCCGGGCCTGGAGTTTGGCTGGGAGCCCGACGGCGTGGGGGCCGACCTGCAAAAGCGGCTGCGCAAGCAGGCCGAAAACGTCTGGCTGAGCCAGAAGACCCGCTGGGAGACCGATAAAATCCTGACGGCAAGGGCTGATTTCACGCTCTCACAGGCACCCTGGCATATTCAGGATGCCGTCTGGGGAAATGGCTATGCCTGGAACGCGGTCGGCGACGATGGCC from Enterobacter chengduensis includes:
- a CDS encoding DUF3131 domain-containing protein encodes the protein MLKTIARGLAGLLLAGAIVFALFGHQGAGWRWLINGGWHSSARISALTPEEQAWAATAWRYFANNTQPQTGLVNGSDKQPRVTLWQMGDTLIALLAAKELGLIDDAEYDARLTRIMGTLNRLMLTDARTPGRLYSSQTATPVDFSGKPIKNGWSARDMARLMLALRLTAEREPQYSEYLDKIVLRWNFCPVIDSEGELWSSSLQNGQPVVREELRLGESEYAATAFQLWGFSPDKAFTPPARHVIIAQRRLAVDARDPRTTWQPSLITTLPYMLPGLEFGWEPDGVGADLQKRLRKQAENVWLSQKTRWETDKILTARADFTLSQAPWHIQDAVWGNGYAWNAVGDDGRDYTRFSQVSTRAVFALWALWDTPYTDVLMSVTKHLNDPQKGWYEGRLEATGDTNAALTLSTNATVLEALFFKHNAGPLFDVRRAKKESYFSRRLAEEYTPIGHCLPGESTIRRRP